A region of Ammoniphilus sp. CFH 90114 DNA encodes the following proteins:
- a CDS encoding xanthine dehydrogenase family protein subunit M, translating into MRISEMELISPKSVLECLSYLQDTDRDIRLIAGGTDTVVQMKEGKGRPKTWVNIKGIKELRFIREEDDGIHIGPLTTHTDLIKSRIIQYQAQALADAAWEVGATQIRNMGTLGGNLATASPAGDTIPALYVLDAVVELQSIAGKRKVPIEDFFYGPRKTAINRNEMITNIIIQPQKTDEVSIFQKLGPRRAQAISIVNVAIRLRMGKEKRECIGGKIAFGSVAPTVIRAHKCESLLRVSPLTEEMITNIGKVAWKEVAPISDIRASAEYRRDMAGAILERGLYRLMKRWENR; encoded by the coding sequence ATGAGAATCTCAGAAATGGAACTGATCTCACCTAAATCAGTTCTAGAATGTTTAAGCTACCTGCAGGATACAGATCGCGATATCCGACTTATTGCGGGTGGAACGGATACGGTCGTCCAAATGAAGGAAGGAAAGGGAAGGCCCAAGACGTGGGTAAACATCAAAGGGATAAAGGAGCTTCGCTTTATTCGCGAGGAAGATGATGGGATTCATATCGGCCCCCTAACGACTCATACAGACCTGATTAAATCCAGAATCATCCAATACCAAGCACAAGCTCTTGCGGACGCCGCTTGGGAGGTGGGAGCTACGCAGATTCGTAACATGGGGACCCTTGGCGGCAATCTGGCAACAGCTTCTCCTGCTGGAGATACCATACCGGCACTTTACGTTCTTGATGCAGTAGTAGAATTACAATCTATTGCGGGAAAACGAAAGGTACCTATTGAAGACTTTTTCTACGGTCCAAGGAAAACAGCTATAAATAGGAATGAGATGATTACGAATATTATCATCCAACCGCAAAAAACAGACGAAGTGTCCATCTTTCAAAAGCTAGGGCCACGCAGGGCTCAGGCCATCTCGATTGTGAACGTTGCGATTAGGCTGCGCATGGGGAAGGAGAAACGTGAGTGCATTGGTGGAAAGATTGCCTTCGGGTCGGTAGCACCAACCGTCATTAGAGCTCATAAATGTGAGTCTCTCCTTCGTGTTTCTCCCTTGACAGAAGAGATGATTACGAATATCGGAAAAGTAGCCTGGAAAGAGGTGGCACCCATTTCAGATATTAGAGCATCCGCAGAGTACCGCAGGGATATGGCAGGCGCCATACTCGAAAGAGGTTTATATCGCTTGATGAAAAGGTGGGAAAATCGATGA
- a CDS encoding dihydroorotase family protein: MDLILKNANIPQGDRQVRTNILVKDEKIVGFIDSVDGIQAKQVIDMEGKLVVPGCIDPHTHFMDPGFEHRENFATGTMSAAAGGVTTIIDMPCCSKPSVRSEDSFYAKLNPIKEKAYIDFAFWGGMTGEDVREGWLDNVWGQIEAGVTAFKVYMTPSVPTFPKVTDAEMLEIFYKVAETGLPIGIHAENYDICSFYTEKLKNEGRTDGPAWAEARKALAEKVAIELIISYVEETGARAHIVHMSTKEGAELIRRAKERGVKITAETCPHYLMLNAQDSMTEHGTFAKIAPPLRGKEDNEVHWKALADGTIDFVGTDHAPYEIATEKAAEDSTIWNSFPGIPGVETMVPILVSEGLNKGRLSLSRFVEVTSRNAAIHFGLYPKKGAMEIGSDADFTVIDLDKEGVIDQEKTYSMAKYNPLHGIKLKGMPVMTIIRGNVVFEDGKGIVAEEGFGQYTKRQSPTQLQSTLKF; the protein is encoded by the coding sequence ATGGATCTTATTCTAAAAAACGCTAATATTCCGCAAGGGGATAGACAAGTTCGCACAAATATCCTAGTTAAAGATGAGAAAATTGTTGGTTTTATTGATTCCGTTGACGGTATTCAAGCGAAGCAAGTGATCGATATGGAAGGAAAGCTCGTCGTACCAGGATGTATTGACCCTCACACTCACTTCATGGACCCTGGGTTTGAGCATCGTGAAAATTTTGCAACGGGTACGATGTCAGCGGCCGCAGGCGGCGTGACCACTATTATCGATATGCCTTGCTGCAGTAAGCCTTCGGTAAGAAGTGAGGATAGCTTCTATGCCAAGCTGAACCCCATTAAGGAAAAAGCCTATATTGATTTTGCTTTCTGGGGAGGGATGACCGGCGAAGATGTAAGGGAAGGATGGCTGGATAATGTATGGGGGCAAATTGAAGCTGGTGTAACGGCTTTTAAGGTCTATATGACACCTTCCGTACCGACGTTCCCTAAGGTTACTGATGCTGAGATGCTGGAGATCTTCTATAAAGTAGCAGAAACGGGCTTACCGATTGGAATTCATGCTGAAAACTATGATATTTGCAGCTTTTACACAGAAAAACTGAAAAACGAGGGAAGAACAGATGGTCCGGCTTGGGCTGAAGCGAGAAAAGCTTTGGCTGAGAAAGTGGCGATCGAGTTAATTATTTCCTATGTAGAGGAGACAGGAGCTAGGGCGCATATTGTGCATATGAGTACGAAGGAAGGCGCTGAGTTGATCCGTCGGGCAAAGGAGCGCGGGGTCAAGATTACAGCAGAAACCTGCCCGCATTATCTCATGCTTAATGCGCAGGATTCGATGACGGAGCATGGAACGTTTGCGAAGATTGCTCCTCCGCTTCGCGGGAAGGAAGACAATGAGGTTCATTGGAAAGCATTAGCAGATGGAACGATCGATTTTGTGGGAACAGACCATGCCCCGTATGAGATTGCAACGGAAAAAGCAGCAGAAGACTCCACCATATGGAACAGCTTCCCTGGTATTCCGGGTGTAGAGACGATGGTTCCTATCCTTGTAAGTGAGGGATTAAACAAAGGTCGCTTGTCTCTGTCTCGATTTGTAGAAGTGACCAGCCGAAATGCAGCGATTCACTTCGGACTCTATCCGAAAAAGGGAGCGATGGAAATCGGAAGTGATGCTGACTTTACGGTCATCGATTTGGATAAAGAAGGGGTCATTGATCAGGAGAAGACCTACTCCATGGCCAAGTACAATCCATTGCATGGCATCAAGTTGAAAGGGATGCCGGTGATGACGATTATCCGCGGCAATGTCGTTTTTGAAGATGGAAAAGGAATCGTGGCTGAGGAAGGATTTGGCCAATACACTAAGCGCCAATCGCCAACCCAGCTACAAAGCACTTTAAAGTTCTAA
- a CDS encoding cysteine hydrolase family protein: MKGNKHALVIIDMLNDFIGPKASLRCEAGEEIVPNIRKLIDFAHDHGIQVIHVQEWHRVGDADFRVRPVHAIRGTWGAEFISELTPEEDKGDYVVQKRRHSAFSYTDMDLFLREEKIDTVVLTGVWTNVCVRSTASDALYHGYNVITISDGTASKDQSMHESGLRDIGIFGEIYSSDEYIEAFKKSLTNQQSAS; the protein is encoded by the coding sequence ATGAAAGGAAATAAACACGCGCTTGTCATTATTGATATGCTGAATGATTTTATTGGACCTAAGGCCTCGCTGCGCTGCGAAGCTGGAGAGGAAATTGTTCCGAATATCCGCAAGCTCATTGATTTTGCTCATGACCATGGCATTCAAGTGATTCATGTTCAGGAATGGCATCGCGTGGGAGATGCTGATTTCCGAGTTCGTCCCGTGCATGCCATCAGGGGAACATGGGGGGCAGAGTTTATCTCTGAATTAACACCTGAAGAAGATAAGGGAGATTATGTGGTTCAGAAGAGACGCCATAGCGCCTTTTCTTACACGGATATGGACCTTTTCCTTCGCGAAGAGAAAATTGACACGGTCGTTTTGACAGGGGTATGGACGAATGTCTGCGTACGCAGTACAGCATCTGATGCACTCTATCATGGTTACAATGTCATTACGATTAGTGATGGAACGGCCTCTAAAGACCAGAGCATGCATGAATCAGGGCTTCGTGACATCGGGATTTTTGGAGAAATTTATTCTTCGGATGAATACATCGAAGCTTTCAAGAAGAGCTTAACGAATCAGCAATCCGCATCATAA
- a CDS encoding (2Fe-2S)-binding protein: MIKFRVNNQPVSVAAHPAKPLLDVLREELELTGSKECCGKGECGSCSVILNGEVVCSCLILVGQVEGEDVLTVEGIGNPECLDPIQESFIECGATQCGYCTPGIIVAARSYLDHLQQPPTQEEIKDALAGNLCRCTGYTKIIEAVHHAAQKQWVNK, encoded by the coding sequence ATGATAAAGTTTCGCGTAAACAACCAGCCCGTTTCTGTTGCCGCTCATCCTGCTAAGCCCTTACTAGATGTGCTAAGAGAAGAATTAGAGCTAACGGGAAGCAAAGAATGCTGCGGTAAGGGAGAATGCGGAAGCTGTTCAGTGATATTGAATGGCGAAGTCGTTTGTTCCTGTCTGATTTTAGTTGGACAGGTAGAAGGGGAAGATGTGTTGACTGTAGAGGGGATTGGGAATCCGGAGTGCCTTGATCCGATTCAAGAAAGCTTTATTGAGTGCGGAGCGACCCAATGCGGTTACTGTACGCCGGGGATTATTGTAGCCGCGAGATCCTACCTTGATCATCTCCAGCAGCCACCGACCCAGGAAGAAATTAAGGATGCCTTAGCTGGGAATCTATGCCGCTGCACGGGTTATACCAAAATTATTGAAGCCGTCCATCATGCCGCACAAAAGCAGTGGGTGAATAAATGA
- the fdhD gene encoding formate dehydrogenase accessory sulfurtransferase FdhD, producing the protein MIQYTRDGWKKLVDQVAAEYPLTIKINGQEFATLVCTPEYIEDLVVGFLMSEGVISQFDDIEGMVLQKHVGIIQVTSKKVNPYYQEFHSKRYIASCCGKGRQGFYFLNDARMAKDLKQAKNTTLTVEQCFSLMDQLHATSTTFQCTGGVHNASLCDKQGIIVSRMDIGRHNALDKIYGHCLRNQISLSGKVMVFSGRISSEILLKVAKIGCEMVLSKSAPTELALELAQDLGITTVGFIRKDSLNIYTHPERIENLVDD; encoded by the coding sequence ATTATCCAATACACCAGAGATGGATGGAAGAAACTCGTCGATCAAGTGGCTGCAGAATACCCTTTAACGATCAAGATTAATGGTCAAGAATTTGCTACGTTGGTTTGTACTCCAGAATATATTGAAGATTTGGTTGTTGGATTTTTGATGTCAGAGGGAGTGATCTCACAATTTGACGATATTGAGGGGATGGTCCTGCAAAAACACGTTGGCATCATCCAAGTAACCTCTAAGAAAGTCAATCCCTACTATCAGGAGTTTCACAGCAAGAGGTACATTGCTTCTTGTTGCGGCAAGGGCAGGCAAGGATTTTACTTCCTGAATGATGCTCGTATGGCTAAGGATCTCAAGCAAGCTAAAAATACCACACTTACTGTAGAGCAATGTTTCTCGTTAATGGACCAACTGCACGCGACTTCTACCACCTTCCAATGCACAGGAGGCGTCCATAATGCTTCGTTGTGTGATAAACAGGGGATAATAGTCTCACGAATGGATATTGGTCGTCATAATGCATTAGATAAGATTTATGGCCACTGCTTACGAAACCAGATTTCTTTGTCTGGAAAGGTAATGGTCTTTAGCGGTAGGATATCGTCAGAGATTCTCCTGAAAGTAGCGAAGATCGGCTGTGAGATGGTACTCTCTAAGTCCGCTCCGACAGAACTTGCCTTAGAGCTGGCTCAGGATCTTGGCATTACAACGGTTGGATTCATCCGTAAGGACTCTTTAAATATCTATACACACCCGGAGCGAATAGAAAATCTAGTGGATGATTAA
- a CDS encoding UbiX family flavin prenyltransferase has protein sequence MKLIVGITGASGSLYAYTLIRTLHELGVDTYVIATGMGEKVLQFECGLSMQDLKEYATLLNNQNLFASVASGSFKTNGMVIVPCSMNTLGSIANGVGDTLMNRAASVVLKENRRLVIVPRETPLSIIHLENMLKLARAGASMMPASPGFYHRPGEVWELTNFMVARILDAFDIEHDLMARWGEKQTQ, from the coding sequence ATGAAGCTCATTGTCGGGATTACAGGCGCAAGCGGTTCCCTTTATGCCTATACACTTATTCGGACGCTCCATGAGCTTGGGGTTGACACGTATGTCATCGCAACAGGCATGGGCGAAAAGGTATTGCAGTTCGAGTGCGGGCTCAGCATGCAAGACTTAAAAGAGTACGCGACCTTGCTGAACAACCAAAATCTTTTTGCCTCTGTCGCGAGCGGATCGTTCAAAACCAATGGGATGGTCATCGTCCCCTGCTCCATGAACACGCTTGGCTCCATTGCAAATGGAGTTGGCGATACCTTGATGAATCGAGCAGCGAGTGTCGTTTTAAAGGAGAATCGGCGATTGGTTATTGTGCCAAGAGAAACTCCCCTCAGTATCATCCACCTTGAAAATATGTTGAAACTCGCGCGGGCGGGAGCTAGCATGATGCCGGCTTCCCCCGGCTTTTATCATCGCCCCGGGGAAGTATGGGAATTAACGAATTTCATGGTGGCAAGGATACTAGACGCTTTTGACATCGAGCATGATTTGATGGCCCGATGGGGGGAGAAGCAAACCCAATAA
- a CDS encoding NTP transferase domain-containing protein: protein MIAAIFLAAGQSSRMGQPKGLLSWRGKPLFDYQLQQLKRSSVEKIVVVLGHQPENYQSFIESTDGRCILVQNDHWHLGRTSSILKGISHIQDSVDALLFVNLDQPISPSIIAQLRTSFEKTSSMIHIPSYQGRRGHPILISSELLGALHSISEETQGLKSIVREYEKEIAYVEVEDASVLYNFNTPMDYKEGVPDENLRNGTDLT from the coding sequence ATGATTGCCGCCATATTCCTTGCTGCAGGCCAATCCTCGCGAATGGGACAGCCGAAGGGCCTTCTTTCTTGGAGAGGGAAGCCGCTCTTTGACTACCAGCTCCAACAGTTAAAACGCTCGAGCGTAGAGAAAATCGTTGTTGTTTTAGGTCATCAGCCTGAAAACTATCAATCTTTTATCGAATCAACGGATGGACGATGTATTCTAGTGCAGAATGATCACTGGCATCTAGGAAGAACTTCCTCGATTCTGAAAGGAATTAGCCACATTCAAGATTCTGTGGATGCCCTTCTTTTCGTCAACTTAGACCAGCCTATTTCTCCCTCTATCATTGCCCAATTACGGACATCATTTGAAAAGACTTCTTCTATGATCCACATTCCGAGTTATCAAGGGCGAAGAGGTCATCCTATCTTGATCTCCTCGGAGCTGCTCGGTGCCCTTCACTCCATATCGGAAGAGACCCAGGGGCTTAAATCAATTGTTCGAGAGTACGAAAAAGAGATTGCTTACGTTGAAGTAGAAGATGCTTCGGTTCTATATAATTTCAACACGCCAATGGATTATAAGGAGGGAGTACCTGATGAGAATCTCAGAAATGGAACTGATCTCACCTAA
- a CDS encoding xanthine dehydrogenase family protein molybdopterin-binding subunit produces MNDYKWVGKRVQRKDGPEKVTGSLRYMTDYNYPNMVWGRVLRPKYPFARIKRIDTTRAKAYPGVVCVLTHEDIPGFNGFGIVIPDQPVLCHDVVRCMGDAVALVAAETEEIAELALELIEVDYEILTPVTDPEEAIKEESPSLHPSGNIHSRVQVNNGDVEKAFAEADVIVENTYYSPRQMHAFIETEGGWGMLEADGSLTIRCPGQYAFRDRLQIARVLAWNPSRIHVISNPIGGGFGGKDEITVQIYLALLALHTGGRPVKIHYKREESVIAGIKRHPFKVTMKTAAKRDGTLLANQVKAFADTGAYASLGGAVISLAIEHSCGPYYIPNVDLDGYCVYTNNGIAGAFRGFGVNQVCMAIEANLEMIAEKIGMDPIEIRKKNVYHQGGLSSMGNRVTSSVGTWRTLEEAEKCDLWKNQDQYKTPSEPWKKRGIGVASSFHGIGMGIGLPDYGAATIELLPGGRFKVGVCSEDIGQGNGTVFAIVAAEALHCHINDIDVVQGDTRRTIDSGTVSASRSTYVGGNSVLAAAPHMIQLLKETAAEIFQVPIDQVEYDQNKLRLAGASEGKSELTYADIYHYLYEHRRETKVEGHFMVPKADKQIGNNVGMPHKLYGYQTHVVMVEVDTLTGETEVLRVVSIPDCGKVINLQGLEGQTEGGAVMGIGYTLYEDTVIEGGYNKTTNFTNYILPTFKETPVIETIPVEELEDTGPFGAKGIGEVVMIPIIPAIMQAIYDATGARINHLPATPERVYKAMKEQGRI; encoded by the coding sequence ATGAACGACTATAAATGGGTAGGGAAAAGAGTTCAGCGTAAAGATGGTCCGGAGAAAGTTACGGGCTCCTTAAGGTACATGACAGATTATAACTATCCTAATATGGTATGGGGAAGGGTGCTTAGACCGAAGTATCCATTTGCGAGGATTAAGCGAATAGATACCACAAGGGCCAAAGCCTATCCAGGGGTTGTATGTGTACTAACCCATGAGGATATTCCCGGTTTTAATGGATTTGGAATTGTCATTCCGGACCAGCCGGTGCTCTGTCATGATGTGGTGCGCTGCATGGGAGATGCGGTAGCCTTAGTGGCAGCAGAAACGGAAGAGATTGCAGAGCTTGCATTAGAGTTGATTGAGGTAGATTATGAGATCTTGACACCGGTTACAGATCCAGAGGAAGCGATAAAAGAAGAATCACCTTCATTACATCCATCGGGAAATATCCATAGCCGTGTTCAGGTGAACAATGGAGATGTGGAAAAGGCTTTTGCTGAAGCTGATGTTATCGTAGAAAACACCTATTATTCCCCAAGGCAAATGCATGCCTTCATTGAAACCGAAGGGGGATGGGGGATGCTGGAGGCTGATGGATCATTAACCATTCGATGTCCGGGACAGTATGCCTTTCGTGATCGATTGCAAATTGCGAGAGTCCTCGCGTGGAATCCTAGTCGAATCCATGTTATTTCCAATCCAATTGGTGGAGGATTTGGAGGGAAAGATGAAATTACAGTACAAATCTACTTAGCTTTACTTGCACTTCACACTGGAGGTAGACCAGTAAAAATTCATTATAAGAGGGAAGAGTCCGTTATAGCTGGGATTAAAAGACATCCCTTCAAAGTGACCATGAAAACAGCTGCAAAAAGAGATGGCACCCTTCTCGCCAATCAGGTTAAAGCTTTTGCTGACACCGGAGCCTATGCTTCACTTGGTGGGGCCGTAATTAGTCTAGCCATTGAGCATTCCTGCGGTCCTTACTATATTCCCAATGTGGACTTAGATGGCTACTGTGTCTATACCAACAATGGGATTGCCGGGGCTTTTCGAGGTTTTGGGGTGAATCAAGTGTGTATGGCCATCGAAGCGAATCTAGAAATGATTGCTGAAAAAATTGGCATGGATCCTATCGAAATTCGCAAGAAAAATGTCTACCATCAAGGTGGACTCTCAAGTATGGGGAACCGGGTCACTAGCAGTGTGGGAACATGGCGAACATTAGAGGAAGCGGAAAAGTGCGATTTGTGGAAGAACCAAGACCAATATAAAACCCCTTCAGAGCCATGGAAAAAGCGTGGAATTGGAGTCGCCTCCTCTTTTCACGGGATTGGAATGGGGATTGGTTTGCCTGATTATGGAGCAGCAACCATTGAGTTGCTCCCAGGCGGCAGGTTTAAGGTAGGAGTTTGTTCAGAGGATATAGGACAAGGAAATGGAACGGTATTTGCCATTGTGGCAGCAGAAGCTTTGCACTGTCATATAAATGATATAGATGTGGTTCAAGGAGATACGAGGAGAACGATTGACAGCGGAACAGTATCCGCATCTCGATCGACTTATGTGGGAGGAAATTCCGTCCTTGCAGCTGCACCTCACATGATTCAATTGTTAAAAGAAACGGCAGCAGAAATCTTCCAAGTCCCGATTGACCAGGTAGAATATGATCAAAATAAGCTTCGGCTTGCTGGGGCATCTGAGGGGAAGTCCGAGCTCACTTATGCTGACATCTATCACTATCTCTATGAACATCGCCGCGAGACGAAAGTTGAAGGACATTTCATGGTTCCTAAAGCCGATAAGCAGATTGGAAACAATGTGGGAATGCCGCACAAACTCTATGGCTATCAAACTCACGTCGTCATGGTTGAAGTGGACACATTGACAGGTGAAACGGAAGTGCTGCGGGTCGTCTCCATTCCAGACTGCGGGAAGGTTATCAATCTGCAGGGACTCGAAGGCCAGACAGAAGGTGGAGCGGTAATGGGCATCGGTTATACGTTGTATGAAGATACCGTGATAGAAGGCGGCTATAATAAAACAACGAACTTTACGAATTACATCCTTCCCACCTTCAAAGAAACCCCGGTGATTGAAACGATCCCCGTCGAAGAATTGGAGGATACAGGCCCATTCGGAGCAAAAGGGATTGGAGAAGTGGTGATGATTCCGATTATCCCGGCTATCATGCAAGCGATCTATGATGCAACAGGAGCTCGAATAAATCATTTGCCAGCCACACCAGAGAGAGTCTACAAAGCTATGAAGGAACAGGGGAGAATCTAA
- a CDS encoding XdhC/CoxI family protein, whose translation MKSFPFELFRRLLSEVEAGRQAYLGTIVDGEEEEVKGSHTLWNDLGQVLVSEGSIPLIFSKQVGLHSAIVQGKSVEWVVESYSAQPTLLIFGSGHIAESLVTLGKFLSYKVIVVDDRPEYTTVQHFPAADQVICGPFEQVLSTLPIHAGCYAVLATRGHQTDTICLEHLLVKTLPYIGMVGSSRKIQSIKSLLQVRGLDLTEHKNVFAPVGIDMHSETPQEISLSILAEIALLRFGGTGQSLSSLPQHKVHKKDYQRMRQELDFIQVMEQAWSGAETFATVTVVDSSGHVPRGIGTKMLVWKNGRTYQTIGGGRRENEVIALALECIQERRAMKHEVDFSGRYDSYQPVCGGRYTLFIQPYSPSLIEV comes from the coding sequence ATGAAGTCGTTTCCTTTTGAACTCTTTCGCCGTTTGTTGTCTGAGGTGGAAGCAGGCCGACAGGCTTATCTTGGCACTATCGTGGATGGAGAAGAGGAAGAGGTAAAAGGTAGCCATACGTTATGGAATGATTTGGGCCAGGTCCTCGTTTCAGAAGGTTCTATTCCTCTTATCTTTTCGAAGCAAGTGGGTCTCCATTCAGCTATTGTTCAAGGAAAATCTGTTGAATGGGTGGTAGAATCTTATTCTGCTCAGCCGACTTTACTTATCTTTGGAAGCGGTCATATCGCAGAGAGTTTAGTTACATTAGGGAAATTCCTCTCTTATAAAGTGATCGTCGTAGATGATCGTCCAGAATATACAACAGTCCAACACTTCCCAGCGGCTGATCAGGTCATTTGTGGGCCGTTTGAGCAGGTCCTCTCCACCCTCCCCATTCATGCTGGATGTTATGCTGTTTTAGCCACGAGAGGACACCAAACGGATACCATCTGCTTGGAGCACTTGCTGGTTAAAACCTTACCTTACATCGGGATGGTTGGCAGCAGCCGCAAGATTCAAAGTATCAAATCCTTGTTGCAAGTACGAGGCTTGGATTTGACAGAACATAAAAATGTATTTGCTCCCGTAGGAATTGACATGCACTCCGAGACTCCTCAAGAAATCTCTTTGTCTATTCTGGCAGAAATTGCGCTCCTTCGCTTTGGAGGCACGGGGCAGTCCTTGTCTTCTCTTCCTCAGCATAAGGTTCATAAGAAGGATTACCAAAGGATGAGGCAGGAGCTTGATTTCATTCAAGTGATGGAGCAAGCATGGTCAGGAGCAGAGACCTTTGCCACGGTTACGGTAGTAGATTCCTCAGGTCATGTCCCAAGAGGGATTGGAACAAAGATGCTGGTATGGAAGAATGGCCGTACCTATCAAACGATTGGCGGAGGGCGGAGAGAAAATGAAGTGATCGCCTTGGCTCTTGAATGCATACAAGAACGAAGGGCGATGAAGCATGAGGTAGACTTCAGTGGCCGTTATGACTCCTATCAGCCCGTATGCGGAGGTCGTTATACTCTTTTTATTCAACCTTACTCTCCCTCCTTAATAGAGGTTTAA
- a CDS encoding NUDIX domain-containing protein → MEQEILDIYDEHLNHMGTAPREDVHKRGLWHSTFHCWVVLRVGGRLHILFQRRSENKEIYPNLLSVTAAGHLFAGENPRDGARELEEELGIKIRTEDLIPLGSMKEILHFGRFYDKAIYHIFLYESEVPIEQYQLQVEEVKAILQLELDQVIALFQGERRTVRAKGFGVDAQGNRTELMQVVSKQDFVPHETSYYLWVFEKIRFIFNY, encoded by the coding sequence ATGGAACAGGAAATCTTAGATATCTACGACGAACACTTGAATCATATGGGAACAGCGCCCCGAGAAGATGTGCATAAGAGAGGATTGTGGCATAGCACTTTTCATTGTTGGGTGGTTCTACGCGTTGGTGGACGCCTCCACATCCTGTTCCAAAGGAGAAGTGAAAATAAAGAAATCTATCCCAATCTACTATCGGTTACTGCGGCCGGTCACTTATTCGCCGGGGAAAATCCGCGGGATGGGGCACGTGAATTAGAAGAAGAACTAGGGATTAAGATTCGGACAGAAGACCTTATTCCCCTAGGTAGTATGAAAGAGATTCTTCATTTTGGAAGGTTCTACGACAAGGCCATTTATCATATATTTCTCTATGAGAGTGAGGTTCCAATAGAGCAGTACCAGCTTCAAGTCGAAGAAGTAAAGGCTATCCTGCAGCTTGAACTGGATCAGGTCATTGCTTTGTTTCAAGGTGAAAGGCGGACGGTCAGGGCAAAAGGTTTTGGTGTGGATGCTCAAGGGAATCGGACCGAGCTTATGCAAGTGGTGAGCAAGCAAGATTTTGTTCCACATGAGACTTCCTATTATCTCTGGGTATTTGAAAAAATAAGGTTTATTTTTAATTATTGA